One Lampris incognitus isolate fLamInc1 chromosome 18, fLamInc1.hap2, whole genome shotgun sequence genomic region harbors:
- the kiaa0319l gene encoding dyslexia-associated protein KIAA0319-like protein produces MSYAHFKLLNWRLPHIVLLSLVYFWCLALPTGVLADLCQVKGGVLGIHWGSVIGLGWRPLAIGRGGATCWESCCLKPNCNAVWSLGGRCVLLSCSRQRDCPISFLPQPHQESLGLLQQISKDFITARRREVRQAQQIGSHEHDTEHHLTSTDTAAAPLTSTVPSGITPPQTADVNLSQSASRSEDGGLPPSKQNLTTEDVVSTTASANSTDISKPPASLISTIAPPPTQSVRELIVSAGKSVEVTLPRSEVELNAFVVPAPQPGTNYAFDWRLITHPKDYSGEMEGKHSKTLKLSKLTVGFYEFQVTVDGDEAHGEGYVNVTVKPKPRVNKPPVAVVSPKFQEISLPTSSTVIDGSQSTDDDKVVAWYWEEIKGPLRDEKVSADTPILTLTSLVPGNYTFSLTVTDSDGAQDSTQATLSVNKAMDYRPVANAGPNQVITLPRNSITLNGNQSADDHEPLAYEWSLSPDSKGKVVEMQGVRTPILQLSAMQEGDYTFQLTVTDSARQQDTAQVTVIVQPENNKAPVADAGPEKELTLPVDRTTLDGSKSSDDQKIATYHWKQSKGPDGVKIENADSAVATVTGLKVGMYEFTLTVTDERKLQSTDTVTVIVREEQDQPPVAHVLDSQSISLPLRTASLDGSHSQDDKGGISYLWTRDDSSPAAGDVLNNSDHQTVLFLGNLVQGKYSFTLTVTDSKGQASTDRGTIEVKPDMWERDLVELVLEVSVTQVTHRQRDMLLRQVGVLLGVLDSDIIVREISAFNEHSTRLVFLVSGGPGRPPLSGHSVAMGLRNKLRKQKNDFLIFKAWRVDTIICQLNCSSHGECDSFTRRCVCHPFWMENFIRVQFGDAESNCEWSVLYVTIASFMIVVAIATVVWGMVCCCRRRKSRVRRNKSRYKMLEADEQDSLELQPSRAGRMKPVPAPTSSALMHSDSDLDSDEGQGGVPWTDRERGHLLRPQNGSLRNGQGPTRNQKQREELL; encoded by the exons ATGTCCTATGCACACTTCAAGCTGCTCAACTGGAGACTACCTCACATTGTCCTCCTGTCACTGGTCTACTTCTGGTGCTTGGCTCTTCCCACAG GTGTGTTGGCAGACCTTTGTCAGGTCAAAGGTGGGGTGCTGGGGATCCACTGGGGCAGTGTCATTGGCCTCGGGTGGCGCCCTCTGGCCATTGGGAGGGGTGGCGCGACCTGCTGGGAGTCCTGCTGCTTGAAGCCAAACTGCAACGCTGTCTGGAGCCTGGGTGGGCGCTGTGTGCTCCTTAGCTGCTCCCGTCAAAGGGACTGCCCCATCTCTTTCTTGCCCCAGCCCCACCAAGAATCCCTGGGCCTCCTACAGCAGATCTCCAAG GACTTCATCACAGCAAGACGTAGAGAGGTCCGTCAAGCACAGCAAATTGGAAGCCATGAGCATGACACAGAACACCACCTTACTAGCACG GACACAGCAGCAGCTCCCTTAACTTCCACCGTACCCAGTGGCATCACACCTCCTCAAACAGCTGACGTGAATCTTAGCCAGTCGGCCAGTAGGAGTGAAGACGGTGGCTTGCCTCCATCGAAACAGAACTTGACCACCGAGGATGTGGTTAGTACTACTGCGTCTGCCAATAGCACGGATATCAGTAAACCACCTGCCTCCCTGATTTCCACCATTGCTCCTCCTCCAACACAGTCTG TGAGGGAGCTGATCGTGTCGGCAggaaagagtgtggaggtgacgcTGCCCCGCAGCGAGGTGGAGCTCAATGCTTTCGTAGTCCCAGCACCTCAGCCAG GGACAAACTATGCATTTGACTGGCGCCTGATAACTCATCCCAAAGATTACAGTGGAGAGATGGAGGGGAAGCACAGCAAGACTCTGAAACTTAGCAAG CTAACTGTGGGTTTCTATGAGTTTCAAGTGACAGTGGATGGAGATGAGGCCCATGGCGAGGGTTATGTCAACGTCACAGTCAAACCAA AGCCACGGGTAAACAAGCCTCCCGTCGCTGTGGTTTCCCCAAAGTTCCAGGAGATCTCCTTACCAACCAGTTCCACGGTGATAGACGGCAGCC AGAGTACTGATGATGACAAGGTGGTAGCGTGGTACTGGGAGGAGATCAAAGGTCCCCTGAGGGACGAGAAGGTCTCAGCTGACACCCCTATCCTCACTCTCACCAGCCTGGTGCCTGGAAACTACACATTCAG TTTGACAGTGACAGACTCAGACGGAGCTCAGGATTCTACTCAGGCCACTCTGTCTGTCAACAAGGCCATGGACTACCGGCCTGTGGCCAATGCTGGCCCAAACCAG GTCATCACCTTGCCCCGCAACTCCATCACTCTGAATGGTAACCAGAGCGCAGATGACCATGAGCCCCTGGCCTATGAGTGGTCCCTCAGCCCCGACAGTAAAGGAAAGGTGGTAGAGATGCAG GGTGTGCGGACCCCAATCCTGCAGCTGTCAGCCATGCAGGAGGGAGACTACACCTTCCAGTTGACGGTGACAGATTCAGCTAGACAGCAGGACACTGCCCAGGTCACCGTCATTGTACAGCCAG AAAACAATAAGGCACCTGTCGCAGACGCAGGTCCAGAAAAAGAGCTGACCCTCCCAGTGGACCGAACTACACTGGATGGCAGCAAAAGCAGTGATGACCAGAAGATAGCCACCTATCACTGGAAACAGAGCAA AGGTCCCGATGGCGTGAAGATTGAAAATGCGGACAGTGCGGTTGCCACGGTAACTGGCCTCAAGGTGGGCATGTACGAATTCACCTTGACAGTAACCGatgagaggaagctgcagagtaCCGACACAGTCACGGTCATTGTCcgcgaag AACAAGACCAGCCCCCAGTGGCCCATGTCTTGGATAGCCAATCCATCTCCCTGCCTCTTAGGACAGCCTCATTAGACGGCTCTCACTCCCAAGATGACAAGGGTGGAATCAGCTACCTGTGGACCAGGGATGACAGCAGCCCTGCTGCTGGG GATGTGTTGAACAACTCAGACCACCAAACGGTGCTGTTCCTTGGCAACCTGGTGCAGGGAAAGTACAGCTTCACCCTGACTGTCACTGACAGCAAGGGACAGGCCAGCACTGACAGGGGCACCATAGAAGTCAAACCAG aTATGTGGGAGCGTGACCTGGTGGAGCTGGTGCTGGAGGTCTCTGTCACCCAAGTAACCCACCGCCAGCGGGACATGCTGCTGCGCCAGGTTGGGGTGCTACTGGGCGTGCTCGATAGCGACATCATTGTACGAGAGATCAGTGCCTTCAATGAGCACAG TACCCGTTTGGTGTTCCTGGTCTCAGGCGGTCCAGGGCGCCCCCCGCTGTCTGGCCACAGTGTTGCAATGGGGCTCCGAAACAAGCTACGCAAACAGAAGAATGACTTCCTGATCTTCAAGGCCTGGCGGGTGGACACCATCA TCTGCCAGCTTAACTGCTCTAGCCATGGGGAATGTGACTCATTCACGCGTCGCTGTGTCTGTCACCCTTTCTGGATGGAGAACTTCATCAGGGTTCAGTTTGGCGACGCAGAGAGCAACTGTG aaTGGAGTGTGCTCTATGTGACGATTGCATCTTTCATGATTGTGGTTGCCATTGCCACAGTTGTCTGGGGTATGGTGTGCTGCTGCCGCAG GCGTAAGAGCAGAGTGCGCAGAAACAAAAGCCGTTACAAAATGCTTGAAGCTGATGAGCAAGACAGTCTGGAGTTACAGCCATCTCGAGCTG